From the genome of Vicia villosa cultivar HV-30 ecotype Madison, WI linkage group LG2, Vvil1.0, whole genome shotgun sequence, one region includes:
- the LOC131652530 gene encoding uncharacterized protein LOC131652530 has product MVIMAQPLKTVISSYRDQDKNSRLSPRLSPLSPCRHGSRQWRQIRTGSLAVAIAALLMFTTAWLSLVFSDATTCCFHRIKDWEDRHHFLSWNKCPPIRLSKVISPPALQLGTTKDQLHNGSSIIEQGGLSVQHIVFGIAGSSQLWKRRKEYIRLWWRPNEMRGHVWLEEQVVEEHGDELLPPTMISGDISYFRYTNPIGHPSGLRISRIIKESFRLGLSDVRWFVLCDDDTIFNVNNLVDVLSKYNSSEMIYIGSPSESHSANTYFSHSMAYGGAGIAISYPLAKALYEILDECIERYPGLYGSDDRLHACITELGIPLTREHGFHQWDIKGDAHGLLSSHPIAPFVSIHHVEAVDPFYPGLSSLESLKLFTKAMRAEPKSFLQRSICYDHSRHLTFSVSLGYAIEVLPNIVYPRELERSERTYSAWNGISQRNEFDFDARDPHKSVCKKPIRFFLKDTGRDVNASWGSYVRSKDKDDFKRKLFCFPQFPPLYNVRKIEVVAQPLSKNWHLVPRRLCCNQGKSGKDILQISVGQCGNWEGAF; this is encoded by the exons ATGGTGATTATGGCTCAACCATTGAAAACAGTAATTTCATCCTATCGTGACCAAGACAAGAATTCTCGTCTTTCTCCCCGTCTTTCTCCTTTGTCTCCTTGTCGGCATGGGAGCCGTCAGTGGCGCCAGATTCGTACTGGTAGTCTGGCTGTTGCTATAGCAGCACTTCTCATGTTTACCACTGCTTGGCTTTCCCTTGTTTTCTCTGATGCAACTACCTGTTGCTTTCATCGCATAAAGGACTGGGAAGATAGACACCACTTTTTATCTTGGAACAAGTGCCCTCCTATTCGCCTTTCAAAAGTAATATCACCTCCTGCTCTCCAACTAGGGACAACAAAAGATCAGCTTCACAACGGTAGCAGTATCATTGAACAAGGAGGCTTGTCAGTTCAACATATTGTTTTTGGCATAGCAGGATCATCTCAACTTTGGAAACGAAGGAAGGAATATATCAGACTATGGTGGCGTCCCAATGAGATGCGTGGCCATGTGTGGTTAGAGGAACAAGTGGTTGAAGAACATGGAGATGAGTTATTGCCCCCTACCATGATTTCTGGAGACATCTCCTATTTCCGCTACACTAATCCCATAGGCCACCCTTCTGGCCTCCGGATTTCTCGCATTATCAAAGAAAGCTTTCGCCTTGGTCTCTCAGATGTGCGTTGGTTTGTCTTATGTGATGATGATACCATCTTCAATGTGAATAACCTGGTTGATGTTCTCAGCAAGTATAATTCCTCTGAAATGATTTACATAGGTAGCCCTTCAGAGAGCCATTCGGCTAATACCTATTTTAGCCACTCAATGGCCTACGGTGGTGCCGGGATTGCAATAAGTTATCCGCTTGCAAAGGCCCTATATGAGATTCTTGATGAATGCATTGAGAGGTACCCTGGGCTGTATGGTAGTGATGATAGACTGCACGCCTGCATCACTGAACTTGGCATTCCACTGACCCGGGAGCATGGTTTTCACCAG TGGGACATAAAAGGTGATGCTCACGGCCTTCTATCCTCTCACCCAATAGCACCGTTTGTGTCAATTCATCATGTTGAAGCTGTTGATCCCTTTTATCCTGGTTTGAGCTCTTTGGAAAGCCTGAAACTTTTTACAAAGGCCATGAGAGCTGAACCCAAAAGCTTTTTACAACGTTCAATATGTTATGACCATTCCCGGCATCTAACATTTTCAGTGTCACTTGGTTATGCCATTGAAGTCCTGCCTAACATTGTTTATCCACGTGAGCTGGAGCGCTCTGAACGAACCTATTCTGCTTGGAATGGTATTAGTCAAAGgaatgaatttgattttgatgctAGGGACCCACACAAATCTGTGTGTAAAAAGCCCATTCGATTCTTCTTGAAAGATACTGGAAGAGATGTTAATGCTTCTTGGGGTTCATATGTTCGGAGTAAAGATAAAGATGATTTCAAAAGGAAACTTTTCTGTTTTCCTCAATTTCCCCCTCTGTACAATGTGCGAAAGATCGAAGTAGTGGCACAGCCTTTGAGCAAGAATTGGCATCTG GTGCCCCGTCGTCTCTGTTGCAACCAAGGCAAATCTGGCAAGGACATACTCCAAATCTCAGTTGGACAATGTGGGAACTGGGAAGGGGCCTTTTAG